The nucleotide sequence gttaaaacacttACAGAAGTGTGGAAAAGACTGAGTGATTGTTGTTGTTAGATCAGTACTATGTAACTTTATCAATCGCTTTGGTTTGATGACCCTTGTTCCTAATACATAATCTGAATCGTTTGCTACGATTTTGAATCTCATAAAAATCATATGAAGAAGAAGTACATATATGTAAAACGCAAGTCTGCAAAGCTAAATTGTATTAAACGATGCCGCATCGCTTGTATTAAAAAGAACAAGTCTTCAAAGTTAAAATTGTACAAACGACGCCGTATCCCTTGGCCTTGACGGAAGAAGTTAAATAGCACTACGACGCCGTATGAGATCACTTCGCTTCGGTATTCTCAAATGAGTGAAGTTTTGCGCAGAGCCAAACACACACTTAGCGTCAAACAGTACCAATCTCTCTTGAACCACTATGCAGCCACTCAATCACTCTCCAAAACCAAGGCTTTACACTGCCACGTCATCACCAACGGTCGAGCCTCCGACCACATTATCTCGACTCTCTCCGTCACGTACGCTCTATGCGGCCACATCGCCTACGCACGCAAGCTGTTCGACGTAATGCCTGAAAGCTCTCTGCTTTCTTACAACATCGTCATCAGAATGTACGTGCGCGGCGGGCTGTACCAAGACGCTGTGAACACGTTCGTTAAGATGGTCGGCGAGGGAACTAAGTGCTGTCCCGATGGTTATACGTACCCTTTTGTTGCCAAAGCTGCTGGAGAGTTAAAGTCTGTGCCTTTAGGGTTGGTGATTCACGGGAGGGTCTTGAGAAGCTGGTTTGGTACGGATAAGTATGTGCAGAACGCGTTGCTTGCCATGTACATGAGCTTTGGGAGGGTTGAGATGGCGAGGAGAGTGTTTGATGTGATGATGAACAGAGATGTGATTTCTTGGAATACAATGATTAGTGGGTATTATAGGAATGGGTATATGAGGGATGCTTTGATGACATTTGATCGGATGGTAGATGAGGGTGTTGGTGTTGACCACGCTACTGTTGTTTCCATGTTGCCTGTTTGTGGTCACTTGAAGGATCTTGAAATGGGGAGGAATGTTCATAAACTGGTGGAAGAGAAGCGGTTAGGTGATAAGATAGAGGTGAAGAATGCGTTGGTGAACATGTATTTGAAATGTGGTCGCATGGACGAGGCGAGATTTGTGTTTGACAGGATGGAGCGCAGGGATGTGATCACATGGACTTGTATGATCAACGGATATACAGAAGATGGGGATGTGAAGAACGCTTTGGAGTTGTGCAGGTTGATGCAGTTTGATGGCGTGAGACCTAATGATGTGACTATAGCCTCTCTTGTTTCAGCTTGTGGTGATGCTTTAGAGCTGAATGATGGTAAATGTTTACATGGTTGGGCAATAAGGCAAAGGGTTCACTCCAGTGTCATCATAGAAACTTCTTTGATCAGCATGTATGCTAAATGCAACCGAGTAGACATTTGCTTCAAAGTCTTCTCTGGGGCTTCAAAAAGCCTGACAGGTCCCTGGAGTGCGATTATTGCCAGTTGTGTGCATAATGAACTTATGAGTGACGCGCTGAATCTCTTCAAAGGGATGCGGAGGGAAGATGTTGAACCGAACATTGCTACACTAAACAGTCTCCTTCCAGCGTATGCAGCTTTGGCAGATCTGCGCCAAGCAATGGACATTCATTGCTACCTTACCAAAACCGGGTTTACGTCGAGCCTTGATGCAGCTACAGGGCTGGTTCATGTTTACTCAAAGTGTGGAACTTTAGAATCCGCCCACAAGATATTTGATGGGATCCAGGAGAAACACAAGAGCAAAGATATAGTTCTATGGGGTGCATTGATCTCTGGTTACGGGATGCACGGAGATGGCCATAACGCGCTGCAGGTTTTCATGGAAATGGTTCGGTCTGGTGTGACGCCGAACGAAATCACATTTACTTCTGCCTTGAACGCTTGCAGCCATTCCGGTTTGGTCGAACAAGGCTTGACATTGTTCAGGTTTATGCTTGAGCATCATAAGAAGATAGCTCGACCAAACCATTACACTTGCATGGTTGATATTCTTGGTCGAGCAGGTCGGTTAGAAGAAGCTTACAATCTCATTACAACAATTCCATTTGAACCAAGCTCAACTATTTGGGGTGCATTGCTCGCTGCATGCGTCACACATGAGAATGTCCAGCTTGGAGAAATCGCAGCAAACAAGCTGTTTGAATTAGAACCAGAGAACACAGGAAACTACGTGTTGTTGTCGAACATCTATGCGGCTTTGGGACGATGGAAAGATATGGAGAAGGTGAGAAAAATGATGGAGGATGTTGGTTTGAGAAAAAAACCAGGTCATAGCACAGTCGAGTTCAGACAAAGATTATGAACAattgttatagttttttttttgtattatttttgtcAGCGAAATGCTATAAGATATGGAGAAGATACCTAATGAAAAATTTAGCAGAAGTAAATGTTGTTCATACACATACATGCACTGTGAGAACAAATGGTTTGCACAACAATGATAAGACTTGAGAATCTGAAGTTGCCACAACATCACACCAACTCTATGCAAAGTGATGATCCCAAGTCTAGCAACAACATTTCACCAGCAGAAGATACATACATTAGCGACAGCTTCAAGCAACTTGTATATGGTCACTGAACCTCGGATGCTCCTTCGGAATCAGACAAAGGCAAGAGAGTACAAACTCCAAGCATATGTCCATTGAGGCAAACATAATACTCAATGCTGTCTTCATAAGCCCCCAATCTACAGCTAGCACTCTGTGGTATCATCCTCGCCTGAAGCATACTCCACAGCTTGGCTTTGCAATAAGGACAAACCTCTGTGGGGTGAAACGATGTCCCTTTCCTAATAAGCAACTTCCTCACCTTCGACATTGAAAACGATTTGAAAATCCCACGGAAGAATCCCAAATCACCATCTTCTCCTCCTTGATCCAAATGCTCACAAGGATCAGAAACATACAGAATGTCATCGTTACGACACTGAGGAGGAAGGAAGCTCCTTCCTGAAGTTCTAGAGAAGCGGGTCCTGTGAACAAAGTGACCAGGGACTTGAACATCGCTAAAGAGTCCGCCTTTACTGGAACCTGAGCAGTAAATCAAAAGCTTCCCAAGTGCTCTCCAACTACCATCAACACTGTGGCTGCCACTAGACTGGAGATCACACATCATCTTCGGCGCTCTGGCTCTGCAGAACTCTTTCCACAGCAGTCTCTTAGCAAGATCGTCAAACCATTTACAGACACAAGACAGAGTGGCGATTACATTAGGGTTCCAGTTTAGATGCTGAACCATAAGGAACAGTACTTCTTCACTAAGGTGTCCTTTCGTGCAATGACAAGTCGCCGAGTGAACACAGCGGTACTGCTTCGCTATTATCATCCTCTAAGCCTAGCACAGACGCAAATAGTAAGCCTTAACCTCACTGAACAAATGCATTTAAGTAAAAGCAAGAGGCTTTAACTAATTGGTAAAGTGACCATATCATGAGTAAGAGATTAGAGATGCATATGATTATAATAAACAATACCCACATCAAAGATgcattctttatatatataaacagtcTTAAGAAACCAAATTCGTTTTCTTATTCACcacaaaaccaaaaatcaaaagtaGCCAAGATCTATAACACTCCTTACTTCAAAGATAAGGGACATCTCACCTTAGTTTACACCAATCTTTACACAAGAGGTTCAGTAAAGTGTAAAGGTGGGAGCTTTGAGATGAATCGAGAGTATACTAGTTTAGGGTTTTGCTCGAGCGACCAAGAAAGataaagaaaaaggagaaaaggGTTAGCATTTCAAGTGATTTAGATACTTTCCAGCAATACCCAGAGagaaaagttttgaactttggttaaagaatgaagaagatgaggtgaTGCATGCAGAGAGATAGGCTATCGAGAAGaagcaagcaagcaagcaaATCTGCTtctttcctaattttttttttttttctgattgttTTCTATGTAAGTGGGAAATGTACGTTTGTCTGCGATTCTACGGGTTATGTTAAAGTACGGTAAGGTGTACGGTGTGGCTAATCGTTTGATTGGATGGAGGCTGATCTCGCTACAAAGAGTTGGTGACTCCGTTAACGTTAACGGCAGGCAACGACTCATTTTACAATTACATTTGTGTTTTCAATTAATGAGAAGTTAAATTAACTCCATCTACTCGTTTGTCTCCATTATAGGCTGaatttcaatttataaaaaagtggGAAAAGGTTGAAAAAGTAGGGGAAAAAAGAGATGTTGACAATTAAAAAGGAGTTGTTGAAAGTTGAAACATGTTAAAATGCGAAAAAATATCTTCTGAAGCAGACAAGATAAAGAGTTGGTTACAAAAACTAAAGCAAGGCAATTGAGTTAGAGCTTAGAAGCTTCCCATGTCTGGAAGGAACCCGATCCAATACCGACAATTGATTCATGATTATGAACCAATGGTTGACAGATTGAACCAATGTGAATGAATTATAATAAAGCAAAGATCTGAGGCTGTTCATAAGTCTAATGGTATTGTTGAACGCACAGAGTCAAAAAGGCCATTGATATTCATTCTTTTTGTTAAAAGATTTATGTGGATATGGACATGTAATCTTTCTCCATTGGCTTTGATTCAATTAAGCAAATCCCATTAATGCATTGATGAAACTTTTAACTGACAATTGGTGCATTGTGATCGATCACAggtttaacatattattaggaGTATATTTTTTTCGGTTTGTGGATCCGGTTTACCATCCGGTTTgtctagaaagaaaaaaaactgcaaaagaaaacaacaaccaACAAGAAATGAAAATGTAAAGAAAACTAGTCTTTTTTTTGTCTGTACAAAACCGAATACATCCAAATAAAACCAACAaaccggttcagaagaaccaaAACTAAACACAGAACACAATCCATCAGAGTATTATTCACAAAGCATCATATCAATATTTGGCTGAGACATCATAACCTTAGTATGAATGCATCAATCTTTCTTGAAGTTTCCAGCAAACCGAAACCATATCAAACCGGGCTCGAATTACAAGTTTCTGCACAcaccaaaccaaaaaccaattCAACTACTCCTATGAAGATTCCAAATGTTAGCTTTGCTCATGCTCAAGGCACATACCAGAGTTAGCAAGAGGTTTAGACTCTTGAAGAGAGATGACAGTTTCGAAAGCACCAACCAAAGCTTTGACTTTGCTTTTTCTAGCTTCAACAAGTTTACTCGCTGTTTCTTCGATGACATTGTTGAGCAGTCCCTGTGCATCTTTCTCCTGAACGTCTTGATGCCTCAACACAACtttttcaccatcttcatcttcttcctcatcttctTTGACGTCTTCCCTCTTCTTAAAGCTTCTTCTGACCTGTGCATCTTGCGCTTTGTCTTCACCAACATCTCTTCCTCTCCTAAACTTGAGCTTCCTTGCACTCTCGCCCACATCATCAGCATCCACAACTTTCCCTCTCCTGAAATGTAGTTTCCGAGCAGCTTCCTCTGCAGACTCTCCTTCCTTTCTCACTCTTGGTTTCCTCTCCGCTCCGTTGGAGGTTTCGATCTCTTCGTCTACTACGCTCTCAGCTTCGTTGCTTCCTGAAGGGTAATCATACTCCTCTGTCTCTGAAACAGGACACTCATCGTCTTTCTCAGTTGAATGAGTCTGTAGAAGAGGAGGAAAAGGTTCAGCAACGCACTGCTGATTCTGATCATGTTCAGACACAGCTTTGCTCTTTGTTTCCATTTCCACAACGTGTAATGTTTTCTCCTCCACTGGATAACCATCTACCTGCTTGTCAGACTCTTCAGTGCGCTTCACACGTCTTAGTTTCTGattagaggaggaggaggaggcagcCTTTAAGCTCTGACTCTTCTTCAAACTTGAAGTTCCAGCTAGTCTCATTGATAGTCTTGGAGAAAGAGAAGCTCTTGGAGTCACTGGAACCTTCTTTAAAACAACTCTGGAGGAAGCTGTAGCCTTCTTCATTTTTGCATCTTCACTTTTTGATCCCATTTTGGGTTTCAGAACCGATGAAGAAGCAACTTTCTCGCTGTTTACTTTAGATTTGGACGTTGCTAGTGCTGAATAAGACTTCTTCAAGACCTTCGGCTTCATAGCATCAACACTACGAGCTCCCAAATCTGGTGAAAGTTTGAGCTTAGAACTTGATGATgtcactttcttcttcacagGAGTTTCATCACCAGATGGTATTATCAACACCTCTggcttcttcatcccactcacTTGATGCTTCACAACCTCTCTCTTGATCATCatctcagaagaagaagagccatCATCACCAGGGGTAACCTTCTTTGTCGTAGCCTTCTTAGTTTTAGAAGAGCCAGGCTTCAAAGTTTCGACCAAAGCATCATCATTCACTTTCTTGAAGATCTTTCTATTGGTGGAACGCCAAGGTTTCTCCACGGTTACCTGCTTCTTGCCGTACTTGCAGATATCATGGCAAGAACCGGTGGATGCTCTGAGGTAACGAgggatctctttctctttaggCTTTGATGCTATTGCCTTCCCAGTTCTTGCCAACATTTCAGGCGTTCCAAAGCTACTCACACTGTCTTCATCCATCAATTACAAACCCAACAAGACCACAACCTGTTCACATTTTCAAACACAAGACaccaaaattaaattactacttCAGATAaagatatttatatacaaacaaagaaaaatgttttctttttgtcacTAAACTTGTAGAAcagaaaacaacaacaataaaaaaacagatCAGAGAAGAGATTAAACACAAGAACTCTAACAGAaaccaaaactaaaaactaaaaacaattatGTCATAAGATGAGGAGCCAGCAACAACATTATCCACCACAAGAAAGCCAAAACTGAAACCGTTTTCTTTTTGGTAACTGAAACAAACGTTTTTGTACTAACAGACCTACcaaaagatttcaaaatctagttgaaCAGCTTTGGATCTTGGCTTACCAAATCTGATAAAACAGAAGCAGGAAGAAGAGGTCAGAGAATAAGTTATATGTAAAGAAATGGAGGAAATTATTCGAAAACTAAGCAAGCAATGTCATGAACGACAGAGACAATGCGATTctctaaataattaaataaaggaAACTCAAATGAATCGCATTTAAAGAGAAGGTTTCATC is from Brassica napus cultivar Da-Ae chromosome A4, Da-Ae, whole genome shotgun sequence and encodes:
- the LOC106445953 gene encoding pentatricopeptide repeat-containing protein At5g39350, whose amino-acid sequence is MSEVLRRAKHTLSVKQYQSLLNHYAATQSLSKTKALHCHVITNGRASDHIISTLSVTYALCGHIAYARKLFDVMPESSLLSYNIVIRMYVRGGLYQDAVNTFVKMVGEGTKCCPDGYTYPFVAKAAGELKSVPLGLVIHGRVLRSWFGTDKYVQNALLAMYMSFGRVEMARRVFDVMMNRDVISWNTMISGYYRNGYMRDALMTFDRMVDEGVGVDHATVVSMLPVCGHLKDLEMGRNVHKLVEEKRLGDKIEVKNALVNMYLKCGRMDEARFVFDRMERRDVITWTCMINGYTEDGDVKNALELCRLMQFDGVRPNDVTIASLVSACGDALELNDGKCLHGWAIRQRVHSSVIIETSLISMYAKCNRVDICFKVFSGASKSLTGPWSAIIASCVHNELMSDALNLFKGMRREDVEPNIATLNSLLPAYAALADLRQAMDIHCYLTKTGFTSSLDAATGLVHVYSKCGTLESAHKIFDGIQEKHKSKDIVLWGALISGYGMHGDGHNALQVFMEMVRSGVTPNEITFTSALNACSHSGLVEQGLTLFRFMLEHHKKIARPNHYTCMVDILGRAGRLEEAYNLITTIPFEPSSTIWGALLAACVTHENVQLGEIAANKLFELEPENTGNYVLLSNIYAALGRWKDMEKVRKMMEDVGLRKKPGHSTVEFRQRL
- the LOC106445954 gene encoding EID1-like F-box protein 2 translates to MIIAKQYRCVHSATCHCTKGHLSEEVLFLMVQHLNWNPNVIATLSCVCKWFDDLAKRLLWKEFCRARAPKMMCDLQSSGSHSVDGSWRALGKLLIYCSGSSKGGLFSDVQVPGHFVHRTRFSRTSGRSFLPPQCRNDDILYVSDPCEHLDQGGEDGDLGFFRGIFKSFSMSKVRKLLIRKGTSFHPTEVCPYCKAKLWSMLQARMIPQSASCRLGAYEDSIEYYVCLNGHMLGVCTLLPLSDSEGASEVQ
- the LOC106445955 gene encoding protein IWS1 homolog A isoform X2; this encodes MDEDSVSSFGTPEMLARTGKAIASKPKEKEIPRYLRASTGSCHDICKYGKKQVTVEKPWRSTNRKIFKKVNDDALVETLKPGSSKTKKATTKKVTPGDDGSSSSEMMIKREVVKHQVSGMKKPEVLIIPSGDETPVKKKVTSSSSKLKLSPDLGARSVDAMKPKVLKKSYSALATSKSKVNSEKVASSSVLKPKMGSKSEDAKMKKATASSRVVLKKVPVTPRASLSPRLSMRLAGTSSLKKSQSLKAASSSSSNQKLRRVKRTEESDKQVDGYPVEEKTLHVVEMETKSKAVSEHDQNQQCVAEPFPPLLQTHSTEKDDECPVSETEEYDYPSGSNEAESVVDEEIETSNGAERKPRVRKEGESAEEAARKLHFRRGKVVDADDVGESARKLKFRRGRDVGEDKAQDAQVRRSFKKREDVKEDEEEDEDGEKVVLRHQDVQEKDAQGLLNNVIEETASKLVEARKSKVKALVGAFETVISLQESKPLANSETCNSSPV
- the LOC106445955 gene encoding protein IWS1 homolog A isoform X1 yields the protein MDEDSVSSFGTPEMLARTGKAIASKPKEKEIPRYLRASTGSCHDICKYGKKQVTVEKPWRSTNRKIFKKVNDDALVETLKPGSSKTKKATTKKVTPGDDGSSSSEMMIKREVVKHQVSGMKKPEVLIIPSGDETPVKKKVTSSSSKLKLSPDLGARSVDAMKPKVLKKSYSALATSKSKVNSEKVASSSVLKPKMGSKSEDAKMKKATASSRVVLKKVPVTPRASLSPRLSMRLAGTSSLKKSQSLKAASSSSSNQKLRRVKRTEESDKQVDGYPVEEKTLHVVEMETKSKAVSEHDQNQQCVAEPFPPLLQTHSTEKDDECPVSETEEYDYPSGSNEAESVVDEEIETSNGAERKPRVRKEGESAEEAARKLHFRRGKVVDADDVGESARKLKFRRGRDVGEDKAQDAQVRRSFKKREDVKEDEEEDEDGEKVVLRHQDVQEKDAQGLLNNVIEETASKLVEARKSKVKALVGAFETVISLQESKPLANSGMCLEHEQS